ACCCGCACATCCTGCCGCTTCACGATTCCGGCGAAGCTGACGGCTTTCTTTACTATGTAATGCCGTACGTGGAAGGCGAATCGCTTCGCGAGCGACTCGATCGGGAGCGCCTACTTCCGGTAGATGAAGCGGTTCACCACGCGCGCGCGATTGCCTCGGCCCTCGATTACGCCCACCGTCAGGGAATCGTGCATCGCGACATGAAGCCGGAAAACGTTATGCTTTACGAGGGTGAGGCGATGGTGATGGATTTCGGCATCGCCAAGGCGGTGAGCGCGGCCGGCTCCGAGACACTGACCCAGACGGGAATGATGGTGGGAACTCCGGCGTACGTCAGTCCCGAGCAGGCAGCAGGCGATGTCAATCTCGATGGGAGAAGCGATCAATACAGTTTGGCTTGCGTCCTTTACGAGATGCTCAGCGGTGAGCGGCCGTTCACCGGTCCGACGCCCCAGGCCATCATGTCAAAACGGTTCACTGAGACCGCCAAGCCGCTGCGCGCCGCACGCAACACTGTTCCGGAGTATGTCGAGCGCGCGGTGACCAAAGCCATGTCTACCGATGCCGGCGAGCGATTCGCTACTGCCTCGATGTTTGCGCAGGCGCTCGCGTCCGGACTCGCAACTCCTACCGACACCCAGACGATTCCTCAACCGGTCGTGGCTGCCGCGAAATCGGTTGCCGTCCTACCGTTCGCTAATATGAGTCCGGATCCGGAGAATGAGTATTTCACCGATGGAATGGCCGAGGAAATCATCAATGCCCTAACCAAGATCCAGTCGCTTCGCGTTGCATCTCGCACGTCGTCATTCGCGTTCAAGGGAAAGAATGAGGACATCAATGAGATCGGCCGCAAGCTCAGGGTCTCGACAGTTCTCGAGGGAAGTGTCCGAAAGATGGGCAACCGCCTTCGCATCACCGCCCAGCTTGTGAACGTCGCCGACGGCTACCACCTCTGGTCCGAGCGATACGACCGCGAGATGGAAGACGTCTTCGCGATTCAGGACGACATATCGCAGGCAATCGTCAAGGCGCTCAGGGTGATTCTGAGCGAAGGTGAGAAAAAAGCGATCGAGAGCTCGCGCACTGACAATCTCCAGGCTTACGAATTCTACCTGCGTGGCAGACAGTTCTTCGAGTTCCGTCGCAAGAGTCTCGAATATGCGCGGCAGATGTTCAAACGAGCGATCGAGCTGGATCCCAACTACGCCCTCGCTCACGCCGGGATCGCCGACTGCTGCTCTCTTCTCTACATGATGTTCGAC
This window of the Gemmatimonadaceae bacterium genome carries:
- a CDS encoding protein kinase, with protein sequence MRSSLSNAYTIDRELGRGGMATVYLAQDCKHDRVVALKVLHPDLAASLGPDRFLREIKLAARLNHPHILPLHDSGEADGFLYYVMPYVEGESLRERLDRERLLPVDEAVHHARAIASALDYAHRQGIVHRDMKPENVMLYEGEAMVMDFGIAKAVSAAGSETLTQTGMMVGTPAYVSPEQAAGDVNLDGRSDQYSLACVLYEMLSGERPFTGPTPQAIMSKRFTETAKPLRAARNTVPEYVERAVTKAMSTDAGERFATASMFAQALASGLATPTDTQTIPQPVVAAAKSVAVLPFANMSPDPENEYFTDGMAEEIINALTKIQSLRVASRTSSFAFKGKNEDINEIGRKLRVSTVLEGSVRKMGNRLRITAQLVNVADGYHLWSERYDREMEDVFAIQDDISQAIVKALRVILSEGEKKAIESSRTDNLQAYEFYLRGRQFFEFRRKSLEYARQMFKRAIELDPNYALAHAGIADCCSLLYMMFDARESNLKQAESASNTALQLAPDLAEAHLSRGIAFSLSKNYSDAEREFERATRLDPKLFEAQYFWGRACLAQGRDAEAVKFFQVASSLRPDDFQALCFLGQAHKSLGQIAECDAANRRALMLIQDRLELNPDDARAWNLGAGLLVGLNQTERAIEFMKTSVAIDPDDPQLLYNVACAYAVLGRTEEALASLEHAVDKGYGHKDWLVHDPDFYSLRETPRFKAIVEGM